DNA sequence from the Drosophila sechellia strain sech25 chromosome 3L, ASM438219v1, whole genome shotgun sequence genome:
ATATCACAGTTTACGTTAAAGTACCGACACCGGTAGGTGGCCAGGAAGTAGAGCTTCAGATCGGTGATGATGATCTCGCCCTCGATCTCCCCGTCCACGGGCAGAAATTTGGCCGCAAAGTTGTACAGGATTTGGGAGTTCAGCGATATGTTCAGTTGTTGATCATAGCTGGCTATCAGGTAATCCAGTGGACGCACATATGGCTCTAGATCCTCACGATGTCCTTGTCCCGGCCTATACTCGTTCATGAAGAAGCGCCGATCGATGTCCAGGTGACAGCGACGCAGACGAGTGTGCACTCGAGAGGGTCCCTCGGTATCGTCCAGCTCCCAAGAGCTAGGTAATGGGGTTTTAGTTAGGTACATCCCGTGGAGATTCTTGCAGCTCACTCACCATTCAGCTCTTTCAGCAGAGTGCCAAGGAGCACCTTCGTGGGTCATGCGACGAATGATTTCCAGCCATTTGGTGTAGGTATAGGTATCATCGTAGACTTTCATGTGACACATCAGAGCCTTGCGCTCAGCATTCTAGAGAAGATCAAGGGATATTATAAAATGGCAATGACTGGAATCTCAAAATCACTCACCTGCAGTTCTGCTACCTTTCTAGTGGTCACCATTGAGGACTCCACGCATTGCTGGACCAGTGGCTCAAACCTGTACACGGTCTTTTCCAGCAGAGTCTTTTGCTTGGCCGCCATATTATTACGATTCTGATCTAGGCGATCTAGCTCATGGACGAGATTCCATGAGGAGTCATTCTCCTTGATTCCCAAGGCATCACAAAGAGGCTGCAGGTTTTCAATGGGCTCCGGCATGTCCTCCAGCAGGGAGAGCCAGAGTAGCGCCTTGATCATCTTAGCATCACAGATAATAGCCCGCTGGAACTCATCCTGTTGGGATCGCCACAGGGCATCCACAATGTAGGAGCGCAGATCGCGTGGACGCGAAGGTTGAAGCCCCCAGGCTATAAAGTTGTTGCATCGCTGATTGCTCGAGATCCCATAGGAAACGAGCAGCTGGAAGAGAGCCAACTCCTGGGAACTGGCCACATAGTTTGGTCCCGTGGACTGTCCCACGCCTACGGTGAAGAACTGAGTGCAGCGATCTATGAGCAGCTCTACTCGGGTCCGCAGCTCCGAGTGACTTAGGGAGGAATCGTTGGTCACTGCAACCCGGAAACTATTGGGCTCAAAGAACTTGGTGAGCCACTCCAGTTGAAGTTGAGCCTGGGCAGTTCGGAAACTGCGCATTATCAACTGTGGTTGCTTGTCCTGGTAAAAGGATAGCAAGTTGAGaatgtcccaaacgagctaaGGAAGAATAAAAAAGGATGTTAGCAGGATTCCAATTGCTCATTTTGTATATACCCACATTTATCTGACCAACAGAACGCATTGCCCGCTCTCCAATACTGGCCAGTAGTTCCACAACGAACTCATCGGCATTGGATTGACCCACGCGTAAGGAGTAGATCTTGTAAAGGGCCTTCACCGAGCACTGCAGTAGTCCTGCTTCAATCAGACATGTCTGATCATCAGAATTCTAAAAGGAGAATATGACCATTGAAAATCAAAAGGATTGTGAAGGATTGGTTTGTTTACCTGCAGATACAGGCGTAAGAGCGCCTTGAATACCCACTGGGGCTCGGTTCCTTCCGCGATAGCCAGCAGGGATTGGAGTCCAAAGCGCTGGCGAATCCTTAGAGGTGCCTCGCAACTCTGAATATCCGTCAGGCTGCAGTGCATCCCGTTGATCCAAGCTAGACAGGCCTCAAACATGCCCACATCACATCCGTGGATGGTCAACTGATTGGCCAGATGCAGCGGATACATCAACTTGGCAGCGGCGTTGAGTTCTCCACTAGGCAGACGCTTTGTCAGCACGTCCACCAACTGAATGATGGCCTGGCGCACGGCGCAGCTGCGCTGGTTGGCCAGAACCAAAAGCAGTTCCAGTTTCACGTAGTGGCGAGTGACCACATCCACCGATGAATCCGGCAGAAGGCAAAGGAAGTCCTTTAGCAGGATGAGGAGGCGCTGCTGCAGTCGGATGATCCCCAGCTGATCATAAAAGTCTGTCTTCCTATTCGGCAGTGATGACTgacccgagctgggagtgctGTGACCCGATGGCTGCCAGATCTTGCCGAGATGCAGATGCGGGTGGATGCGCCTTCGAGCGATCTTCAGCGGGCTCCTCTTCGGACTGTTGGCACTGGTGGGATGACGTCGCTTGAACTTCAGGCGCCATCGAGTGGCCTCCACGGGACTCAGCAGTCTCAAGGCGGACTTGTTGAGGTTTGAGCAGTCGGCCATCTGGTCCAGCTGCTCCTCGAACTCGTTGACAGCTTTCCTGTAACCAGACGTGCTGGCATGAAGTCGTCGCAGTTTCTTAATCCTTTCCGCTCGCTCGGGATCCAATTCCTGCGGTTGAGGATGCAACTGCCGCCGCAGCGATGTGGTCACCCTGCTCAAATTGGCTGCCACCAGGGAGCGTTCCTTTGCCGGCTGTTGAGCCGTTAGGAGGAAGTAGAAGTGCGTGCGATCGTGGGTCACATAACAATCACTAGGCTTGTGAAGCAGCAAGAGAAGTTTCATGATCTCATCCAGCATGGAGGAGTCAGGCGGCGATCCTGAAAACACGGCCAGTATCTGGACAAAGCAGTCGGCGGCATAGGGTGAAATCTGAACCGGACTGGGTGACTCTATCACATAGACCTTGCAGAGATTGAGGAGTGCTCCAAGCAAGCCGCACTTCTGAAGTTGCTCCATGTTGAAGTCCCTTTGCGGATGCTTATCCCTGGTGAGAGCCAGAATGCAGCGGAAAAGCATGTCCAGGACATCGGAGTGGGTTGCTCCGGATCGGTGCCAGTCGGAGTAGCGCTGTAGCACGGTCAGCATCAGGCGGGGATATACCAGAGTGGCCATGGTGTTGTCATTTACATTAATGGAATCCCCTTTCCTGGTGATCAGCACCTGGGAACAGGCATTGTTCACAATGCTCCGGAGCAACTGGACATCCTTTGAGCACTTCTCCGACTTTATGACGTATCCGATTAATGACAGGTAATCCTGTCGTTGGAACTCCGTGTACAGCTGAGCATCCGAGTGCGCCACCTGCAACAGCAGATCCAGAGCCAAGGCCTGGGTACTTGCATTGCCAGTGAGCTCAACAATCTGTGAAAAGTGACTGTTATAAAAGGATTCTCTAGGAGATTAGTTTCAGGCTTACCCTGGCGAACAGATACAGCAGCGTGGAGAGACCACCGCTGAGAGACGTGGCCGACTGGAGGGTCTGCGGttggtgctgctgcagttCCCCGTACAGCATGTGTCCGTGGGGCTGTCCATAGCAGGCCATGTCCAGTTCCTGGCTAGCATCGTAGCTCATCACCAGATCCGGCTGCTGGGCGGTGTACACGAGGACTCTAGCCTGTCTCAACTGACGCATGCAGTCCAGGTGGTTACCGAAATTCGAGGACGACAGCTTGCCCAGGCTAACGAACCCATAGTTTGGCTTCCAATTTGCCACTTGGCACTGTGTGAATTCGGTGAAGTCCGGCCCCATGGCCGTGAGATTCATCATCAGCAAGGGATCCACTAGGCGGCGCTTGAAAAGGATCACGTTCGAGAGGGCATACCGAGGGGTCGAACCATCCAGGGTGGATCGCGAGGAGGAGCTGCTTCCGGGACTCCTGGTCGGCTGTCCTTCACCCAGAGCCAACAACTGAAAGCTGTGCACTCGGGTGAGCTGGCGGAGATTCCGGAAAGGCAACCGCATTGTGTGTTGCTGCAGCCCATCAAGGAATATGCTGATCTCCACGGAATCTGCTTGCTGCTGCAGACCGAATATCAAATGCATCCATTTGTGGCGTGGCAATCGCAAATGCTGGAGCTGTACGGCTGAGCCCTCAAAATAGCCACCTGTTGAATCCGCCGAGACTTGGTGGCCATTGAGCAGGTGCATCTGGCCAAAGCTGTTGAGCAACGCTAGCTTGGTTTGTTTGAGAGCCTGTCGAATGGTTCCTCCATTGGCCGCCTGAGTGTTTGCCGAGATTACGGATGCCGTATCTGCATTGGCTTCTATTTGCTCCTCCACACGAACTGGAGCTAGTTGTTCGTTCGGTTTGACCAGCTCGAAGATAAGCTGCATGTTGTGGCTGATGTATATACTGACCATGGCTTGGTTAGTTCCCAAAGAAAGCAGGTGGAGTTTCTATAGAAGATTGGCGTGAGTTATGCCGGATTAAAGTGGGTTATTCTCTAGCTTACTGTTAGATCCTCTCCAGAGTAGCGTGTTTCATCGTCGTTAAACTGCATGGAGCTGCGATGCATCTGCTGCCCTCTCAATTCCAGCCACAGTGATAGGGTCAAGCCATCCGGTTGCCAAATACGCGTCTGGGTCACCGGAAAAATGCAGGCAGCCCGAGTGAAGAGCGTGCTCGTCTGGCATTGCTGGTGGTGCAGGCGCACCCTCTCTATCTGCTCGCTGACCAGTGGCTCCGAGGTGACTACTATCTTGCCATCAGTGGTGATGGGAAAGTCTAGCTCCATACATGGCTGAGCCTTTCGCAGAGATCCGGAGGAAATGTGGTGCATGTGCCGCATTAACAGATCCACGGGGGGTTGTCTGGAGGCCAGGATGGAGTAGTAGCACTGCAGCACCTCTGGTGTGTTCAGATGGGTAACCAACTCTAGGACCGATTGCTGTAACTCTAAATGGTAACCAGATCAGATATAGAAGGTCATTTATTACCAAGTACAACACAACTCACCCCTCAATCTTGGATCACTGCAGCTCAGAATCGGCGCGAATCCATTAAGCAAGCATAGAGGACCTCCGAGGTAGTCCCTGATGACGAACAGCCGGTTCGCCAGTTGGGTAAGACTCTCTGTCCATCCGTTTGGCTGCTTGATGCAGAGTAGGGATAGTTCCGCTAGCATTTGCACCACCAGCTGGCTGAGACCCTGGTGCATGATGTGGCTTCGATAGCGGGAGGATGGCTGAAACGGGGTCCACGTCGATTCGTTGGCTGCCAAGACGCCCCCATTGAGCTCGCACTCGGATTCACTGAGGTCAGCGATTTCGCCATCTGCCTCGTAACCCTCGTCGGCGGTGAGGTAAAACTCGTGCTCGTTCTCGCTGAGTTCCAGTTCACTGTCGGCGGCACAGCTCAATGAGGCCCGGGTGGAGAAGTAATCCGCATCCACGCCAGCATTCGCCTCGCTAGAATTGGGTCTCCGCCGCGGCGTGGGCGGCGTGGCCAAGGAGTTCTTGGCCGGCAGTTTAACAGTCTGCAATCTGGGCAGCTCCACGCTGCCGCTGTTGAAGGATCTGGCACGTGGTCGTGGCTGTTGGGAATCGCCGGAGGGGCTGTTGACCACGCCCGTCGGCTCCTGGTGAGTGCTCGATAGCTCGGCGATTTTGAGCAGGGTCTGCAGCGTCTGGATGACCGCATTGTCCCGGGCATGTTGTTCCCCGTGCTCCGACCAGTTGTCCGTGGCATGGCTCAAAATGATGGCTCGCAGCTTGCGCAGGTGCTTCTGCATCTTCTCCACTGTGAAGAAAGTGAGATAAGCCGCGGATTAGTGGTAGATATGATCTGATGACTGACTGATAACCCGCGTATATCTTCTATCTTCCGCAAACTGGAGCAAGTCGTCAGCGCTGGACGAGCGCCAAAGCAAAAGTGTCGGCTCTTGTCTGGAATGTATCTCGTTTCGGTGCCTATCTCTgtttgtaaatgtatctgcGTTTTTAAGTGTATCTGTCGCAGCGATGTTGTAACTTGTGTACCCAGAAATTCAATCCCAGCGGGCACAGCCTTGTAAATGCCGCGTATTATACTCCAGCCGACCGACCGACTGACTAACTGTCTGCCTAGCTGGCTTATAATTAACTCTCCTAGTCCGCAGCCACAATCACAACCACAACGCCCCGTTATTAGCCAGGGTCTAGAATCTAGAATCCGGAGCTGGATTGGAGGTGAATGTGTGTGCCTTGTTCTTGTCCCACTTCTAGGGCTTCCCAGAGAGTGCTCGGCTGTTGTGcattttctattttctatCGCCTATTGCTTATTGGCAACGCATTAGCCGCGGTATGCCGTGGAACCCACCAGATGGGCGGTTTACCAGGAGGAATATGGCAGGCAAGTAATGCTCTTTCTTTTTAAATACCCTACCAATTCTGATCTCAATGAACATCTTATTAAATTGAAACCGGAGTAAGGAGCTATATAAATGAAGAGTAAACCATCAAAGTTACAGAACGCTCCATATGTTCAATATACCCACTTCCCTCGTCTCAAAAGGTACTCAACCGAACAATCTCTGACACTTACCTTCTTCGTTTTGGAAACCCTTGATGCAGATGGCCATGGTCGCCTCGAAGAGTTTGAGCAAGAGTTTCTTGCATTCGCCGTTGGGTTCGTACAAGCAGAAGAAATCCGCATCAATATTAGCACGTGTCGGGGAGTTGGCACTTCCGCCGCTTTCTGGACTCCCGCCAAACAGGGATCCCACAATGTTGAAGAGCTTGTTGATGATGCCATCGGCTGTTGCCCCTTCCTCCTCGTTTGGCAGGATGAGGGAGTTGCTGGGACTGTCCTTGCTGGACTGACTGCCACGGATGTCGAAGAGCACCGTACTCTCATCCGGTTCGCAGGCTAGGAGTTGCTGCAGGAACGAGGGGGTAGCCATGTCCCGCGAGTAGCTATCGTAGTTACCAATCACAGATGCGTAATCCAATGTCGAGTCCGCGTAGTCTGAACTGGCAGCCGTTGTGACCGAGACTGAAGTGGAGCCACCGAGTGGCAGCTGCGAGACCAGGGTTTCCAATGAACTTGAGCCGCAAATGCCGGCTGTGGGCGTGGTTGCGGTGGAGGATGTGGTTGGCCCCATTGTGGCTTTTGGCAGCATGAGGAAACAGCCCAGCGCGTTGTAGTTCAGCCTCAAGATGTCAAAGATGTTTTTGTCCCCATGCCGCAGCTTCTTCTCCCCTGAGAGCAGCTCGCTCGTTGGCGTCTCCACCTCACcctcatcctcgtcgtccAGCATTTCCACGGGTATTGAGTAGATTTTGGCAAACTCGTTGTAGAACAACTGACTGGTCTTCAGGAGCTCAAAGTTCAGAGTCCATTGCAGGGCGGTTATGTAGAGTATGTCCGCGGGTTTGTGACCCTCGAGCTTCGCAGGATTGGAGCTCTCATCCAGCCAGAATTTGGCGCGGGAGTGCTTGGAGCACTTGTGCAGCAGAGCCTGGAAGAGCTGGGATGCCCTGTCACTACTGTTCAGCTGCAGCTGGATGAGTCTCCTGCTCAGAGTGATCTGCTCCTGGCTGTTCTCGCCCAGAAAAGCTATGTTATCAATGCCCACCTTGATGAGATCACATACTCCCCGCTGCAGTTCAGGTATGATCAGAAGATCCTGCATATAGCGGATGTTCTCCTCGTTGTAGAAAGCTTTGACCAGGCGGATATCACTCAGGTACATGACGAAGATACTCAGGCATTCGTGTAGAGCTCTGTAGTTCTCCAACTTGCTGGGCAACTGTAGGGGAGTGACCTTGCTAATCTTTCTCTTGCTTTCGCCACTTTCAATCAGTTCCTTGTACAGCCTAAAAATGGGCAAAGCCACCTCCGCCAGGATTCCAGAGGCTAAGTCATAGGGCAGCAGATAGGCGATATGTTTTATGTGCTTGAGAAAGAGCAGCATTGCAGGTGTGTTCAGCAGGGCCTTGAAGTTATCCTTGTAGATGTTCAGTAGATCCATGTGAAATACAGGCGACTTCAGCTTATCCTCGCAGCCCGGGCATCCCTGGGGATTCCGCTTCACGAATATAGTGTGCAGCACATTGTAGTGGAGGAATTTGTAGGCACACTTCTGATAGCTGCTGGAAAGTTGAGTGGCTAGTTGGAGGCACGTGGCGTAGTTCCTGACGTTGTagtggcagcaacaacttCCGGTTCGAAGCAGACTCCTTACGCTATGCTCCTGCAGCTCTGCCTCCAGGCTGGGCAGCAAATGATACAGTTTTCCCTGGAAGTAGCAGCTCAGGGAAGTGGCTCCCAGGCAATGCAGCTGACTGCTCCTTTGTCTTTTGTGCCGcggatgttgctgttgcttggGCATCGCGGTGGATGCACTGCTCTCCATGAGACTCTGCAGGTGCTGCTCCTGGCTCGAGAGGTTGTCCGTCAGGCGTAGCAGCATTTTGTAGATATGCAGGAATATGGCGGTCGAGAAGTTGGTCGATTTGGCCGCCTCTTGCAAGACCTCGAAGCAGTCATCAAAGTTCCTCACATCGATCTGGTTCAACTCCCGCACGCCATTATCCACCAGGTTGTGGAGGGTGCCAAACATTATGTATAATACTCCATGAGCCAGGAGGGGACTCCTCCGATTGGCGGTCAGTGCGTAGAGGAGCTGCCCAAAGTTGCTGTTGAAGTCATGGACAttcggctgctgttgctccagCACGTAAAAGTTGTTTACACAGTGCGCTATCAATTGGAGCAGTTCAAACTTAATGATCTCATCGTTATCCCCCGGTGCATCCTGCTCCGAACTGGAACACAAGTGCCCCAGTGCAAAGTTATGGACCGTAACGCTCAGCTGGGATTCCTGCTCTGCATCCACGCATCTGGTGAGCAATTGGATGAGCAGCAGGGCCAGTTCATCACTGCTCCTTGTCGTCCCTGTGAAGTCTTCAAAACTCGATTTGATTGGATTGGATATGTGATTGGGTAATTGACTTTTTGATTGCTGCTGGCGTCTCAGCTTTTTGCTTTGCGAATTGAGGTAGAAACTTCCGATGAATTGGGCAATGCTGGTCATAGGAATCAGCTGTTCGTTGGATGCACTCCACTTGCAGTTGGGAAACAGGTTAATGCACAGGTGGCACAGACTCTTCTGGGATGCAATGAGCTGCAGGTAGAGGAGGGaaattgattaaatttaaatatttaatatgtaCCAATTTCTGGGATGGCAGGAAAGCACGTGCCTTGATATCCACGCGCAGCAGAAAGGCCAGTAGATGATGACCCAGCTTATCGGTGAGGAATGTCCGCAGAGCGAGAATCTTGTTGCAATCACTGGGAGTGCTGAGTATTAGCTGCAGGAAGAGGTACGATATTGGTGAACTAGATCAGGACTAGGGGAATATGGCTAGAAGAAACCTGGGCTAGATTATGCTGCTTGCGCAGCTTCTTGATGCACCTATCCTGCTGCTCCGGCTCATGCGTCGGACTGCTTTCCTGAGATCTCTTCGCCTCGCTGATGATTTGATAGACCTGCTCCAGCAAATAGGAACAGAGCTCCTCCGGCATCAGATTGAAGTGGCTGAAATATGAACATGAATTAATATAGAACTATACATGTTAAGTAGAGCG
Encoded proteins:
- the LOC6610432 gene encoding uncharacterized protein LOC6610432, giving the protein MAGMEVKEKEEQLLLDTLIGLWSQYLQASELKDASVKDHWLWLLLYNLQFLDDKNLQDAWLNSHFNLMPEELCSYLLEQVYQIISEAKRSQESSPTHEPEQQDRCIKKLRKQHNLAQLILSTPSDCNKILALRTFLTDKLGHHLLAFLLRVDIKLIASQKSLCHLCINLFPNCKWSASNEQLIPMTSIAQFIGSFYLNSQSKKLRRQQQSKSQLPNHISNPIKSSFEDFTGTTRSSDELALLLIQLLTRCVDAEQESQLSVTVHNFALGHLCSSSEQDAPGDNDEIIKFELLQLIAHCVNNFYVLEQQQPNVHDFNSNFGQLLYALTANRRSPLLAHGVLYIMFGTLHNLVDNGVRELNQIDVRNFDDCFEVLQEAAKSTNFSTAIFLHIYKMLLRLTDNLSSQEQHLQSLMESSASTAMPKQQQHPRHKRQRSSQLHCLGATSLSCYFQGKLYHLLPSLEAELQEHSVRSLLRTGSCCCHYNVRNYATCLQLATQLSSSYQKCAYKFLHYNVLHTIFVKRNPQGCPGCEDKLKSPVFHMDLLNIYKDNFKALLNTPAMLLFLKHIKHIAYLLPYDLASGILAEVALPIFRLYKELIESGESKRKISKVTPLQLPSKLENYRALHECLSIFVMYLSDIRLVKAFYNEENIRYMQDLLIIPELQRGVCDLIKVGIDNIAFLGENSQEQITLSRRLIQLQLNSSDRASQLFQALLHKCSKHSRAKFWLDESSNPAKLEGHKPADILYITALQWTLNFELLKTSQLFYNEFAKIYSIPVEMLDDEDEGEVETPTSELLSGEKKLRHGDKNIFDILRLNYNALGCFLMLPKATMGPTTSSTATTPTAGICGSSSLETLVSQLPLGGSTSVSVTTAASSDYADSTLDYASVIGNYDSYSRDMATPSFLQQLLACEPDESTVLFDIRGSQSSKDSPSNSLILPNEEEGATADGIINKLFNIVGSLFGGSPESGGSANSPTRANIDADFFCLYEPNGECKKLLLKLFEATMAICIKGFQNEEVEKMQKHLRKLRAIILSHATDNWSEHGEQHARDNAVIQTLQTLLKIAELSSTHQEPTGVVNSPSGDSQQPRPRARSFNSGSVELPRLQTVKLPAKNSLATPPTPRRRPNSSEANAGVDADYFSTRASLSCAADSELELSENEHEFYLTADEGYEADGEIADLSESECELNGGVLAANESTWTPFQPSSRYRSHIMHQGLSQLVVQMLAELSLLCIKQPNGWTESLTQLANRLFVIRDYLGGPLCLLNGFAPILSCSDPRLRELQQSVLELVTHLNTPEVLQCYYSILASRQPPVDLLMRHMHHISSGSLRKAQPCMELDFPITTDGKIVVTSEPLVSEQIERVRLHHQQCQTSTLFTRAACIFPVTQTRIWQPDGLTLSLWLELRGQQMHRSSMQFNDDETRYSGEDLTKLHLLSLGTNQAMVSIYISHNMQLIFELVKPNEQLAPVRVEEQIEANADTASVISANTQAANGGTIRQALKQTKLALLNSFGQMHLLNGHQVSADSTGGYFEGSAVQLQHLRLPRHKWMHLIFGLQQQADSVEISIFLDGLQQHTMRLPFRNLRQLTRVHSFQLLALGEGQPTRSPGSSSSSRSTLDGSTPRYALSNVILFKRRLVDPLLMMNLTAMGPDFTEFTQCQVANWKPNYGFVSLGKLSSSNFGNHLDCMRQLRQARVLVYTAQQPDLVMSYDASQELDMACYGQPHGHMLYGELQQHQPQTLQSATSLSGGLSTLLYLFARIVELTGNASTQALALDLLLQVAHSDAQLYTEFQRQDYLSLIGYVIKSEKCSKDVQLLRSIVNNACSQVLITRKGDSINVNDNTMATLVYPRLMLTVLQRYSDWHRSGATHSDVLDMLFRCILALTRDKHPQRDFNMEQLQKCGLLGALLNLCKVYVIESPSPVQISPYAADCFVQILAVFSGSPPDSSMLDEIMKLLLLLHKPSDCYVTHDRTHFYFLLTAQQPAKERSLVAANLSRVTTSLRRQLHPQPQELDPERAERIKKLRRLHASTSGYRKAVNEFEEQLDQMADCSNLNKSALRLLSPVEATRWRLKFKRRHPTSANSPKRSPLKIARRRIHPHLHLGKIWQPSGHSTPSSGQSSLPNRKTDFYDQLGIIRLQQRLLILLKDFLCLLPDSSVDVVTRHYVKLELLLVLANQRSCAVRQAIIQLVDVLTKRLPSGELNAAAKLMYPLHLANQLTIHGCDVGMFEACLAWINGMHCSLTDIQSCEAPLRIRQRFGLQSLLAIAEGTEPQWVFKALLRLYLQNSDDQTCLIEAGLLQCSVKALYKIYSLRVGQSNADEFVVELLASIGERAMRSVGQINLVWDILNLLSFYQDKQPQLIMRSFRTAQAQLQLEWLTKFFEPNSFRVAVTNDSSLSHSELRTRVELLIDRCTQFFTVGVGQSTGPNYVASSQELALFQLLVSYGISSNQRCNNFIAWGLQPSRPRDLRSYIVDALWRSQQDEFQRAIICDAKMIKALLWLSLLEDMPEPIENLQPLCDALGIKENDSSWNLVHELDRLDQNRNNMAAKQKTLLEKTVYRFEPLVQQCVESSMVTTRKVAELQNAERKALMCHMKVYDDTYTYTKWLEIIRRMTHEGAPWHSAERAECSWELDDTEGPSRVHTRLRRCHLDIDRRFFMNEYRPGQGHREDLEPYVRPLDYLIASYDQQLNISLNSQILYNFAAKFLPVDGEIEGEIIITDLKLYFLATYRCRYFNVNCDIANITEIWLKRYQHQETAFEILLDTNKSLFFSLQNANDWKIMREVFCDKIVATPDQSKVLAITQQWREGLLTNWEYLMTLNQISGRTYNDLMQYPVFPWVLANYNSEVLDLREGHNFRRLGRPIAVQVEENEKHYISNYTYIDSTNTTMGSLILKPYHYSSHYSNSGTVLHFLVRVPPFTSYFLRYQDNDFDLPDRTFHALNTTWLLASRDSPTDVKELIPEFFCLPEMFENFERFKFGCRQNGERVEDVSLPPWSQRDSRLFVLIHRQALESELVRNQIHNWIDLIFGYKQSGESAVEAINVFHPATYAVFLDSEISDPIEREAVKTMVKTYGQMPRQLFKSPHPASRPLDYSLVDKPIVSTVRGLRWGVYVGSPQLKAPSWANIHKIPGTEHLVSFCNTNVVYALPGRASVMQGAEPDTYNVISWGYDDRIVRIQPLNKPQAKPKNLLHNGTFDDISACGCDVNSNQLWFGHKSGRISVYKCTGGLDSQQRASAKSRQSYARGFSLSYNSAFRKMTNKGIGGGGSERVDEAGNMHPTSSASSVNSSSTSSAGDAFQRDGADLNWLGPTLLVRHTDEITCITLSVEFKIAVTAGRDGIAVIWDLNDWSYVRTIARPAEIHQSPITHVAISPTLGDIVTVHTLPQSSTTSSDPKPTAAATRPNSLNVADECFEVTEENLDDFVNVNVNPNGKSILRLHSVNARYVQHLVHEDRILAVCYSYIKEGVGVNVIATAVEGGFVRFWSSWNLSFVSELTTGTSPIRSICYSTHQHLVVLTRESHIQVWESEGLYGNAPKFPQIVYK